The Populus trichocarpa isolate Nisqually-1 chromosome 2, P.trichocarpa_v4.1, whole genome shotgun sequence genome has a window encoding:
- the LOC7490636 gene encoding receptor protein kinase CLAVATA1, whose translation MGTLLCFLLPFLVLLFTACSGYSELEVLLKLKSSMYGHNGTGLEDWVASPTSPSAHCFFSGVTCDESSRVVSLNLSFRHLPGSIPPEIGLLNKLVNLTLANDNLTGELPAEIAMLKSLRILNISGNAIGGNFSGKITPGMTQLEVLDIYNNNCSGPLPIEIANLKKLKHLHLGGNFFSGKIPEEYSEIMSLEFLGLNGNDLSGKVPSSLSKLKNLKSLCIGYYNHYEGGIPPEFGSLSNLELLDMGSCNLNGEIPSTLGQLTHLHSLFLQFNNLTGYIPSELSGLISLKSLDLSINNLTGEIPESFSALKNLTLLNLFQNKLHGPIPDFVGDFPNLEVLQVWGNNFTFELPKQLGRNGKLMYLDVSYNHLTGLVPRDLCKGGKLKTLILMNNFFIGSLPEEIGQCKSLLKIRIICNLFTGTIPAGIFNLPLVTQIELSHNYFSGELPPEISGDALGSLSVSDNRITGRIPRAIGNLKSLQFLSLEMNRLSGEIPDEIFSLEILSKISIRANNISGEIPASMFHCTSLTSVDFSQNSISGEIPKEITKLKDLSILDLSRNQLTGQLPSEIRYMTSLTTLNLSYNNLFGRIPSVGQFLAFNDSSFLGNPNLCVARNDSCSFGGHGHRRSFNTSKLMITVIALVTALLLIAVTVYRLRKKNLQKSRAWKLTAFQRLDFKAEDVLECLKEENIIGKGGAGIVYRGSMPEGIDHVAIKRLVGRGTGRNDHGFSAEIQTLGRIRHRNIVRLLGYVSNKDTNLLLYEYMPNGSLGELLHGSKGGHLQWETRYRIAVEAAKGLCYLHHDCSPLIIHRDVKSNNILLDSDFEAHVADFGLAKFLQDAGASECMSSIAGSYGYIAPEYAYTLKVDEKSDVYSCGVVLLELIAGRKPVGEFGDGVDIVRWVRKTTSELSQPSDAASVLAVVDPRLSGYPLTGAIHLFKIAMLCVKDESSNRPTMREVVHMLTNPPQSASSLLTL comes from the exons ATGGGAACTCTtctgtgttttcttcttccttttcttgtaCTACTGTTCACTGCTTGCAGTGGATACAGTGAACTTGAAGTCCTCTTGAAGCTGAAATCTTCCATGTACGGACATAATGGCACTGGCCTTGAAGATTGGGTGGCTTCTCCTACATCTCCTTCAGCTCATTGTTTCTTCTCTGGAGTCACGTGTGATGAGAGCTCACGTGTGGTGTCACTTAATTTGTCGTTCAGACATCTTCCTGGTTCAATTCCTCCAGAGATTGGGTTGTTGAACAAGCTTGTGAATCTTACTTTGGCCAATGATAATCTCACGGGGGAACTTCCTGCGGAGATAGCCATGCTTAAATCTCTCAGGATTTTGAACATTTCTGGCAATGCTATTGGTGGGAATTTCTCTGGAAAGATCACTCCTGGCATGACACAGCTTGAGGTTCTTGATATTTACAACAATAATTGCTCGGGTCCACTGCCAATTGAAATTGCAAACCTGAAAAAACTCAAGCATCTTCACCTGGGAGGGAATTTCTTTTCTGGTAAAATACCAGAGGAGTACTCGGAGATTATGAGCTTGGAGTTCTTAGGCTTGAATGGTAATGACCTTTCAGGCAAAGTTCCTTCTAGCTTGTCTAAGCTGAAGAATCTCAAGAGCTTGTGCATTGGGTACTATAACCATTACGAAGGAGGTATTCCACCTGAATTTGGATCATTGAGTAATCTTGAACTTCTTGACATGGGTTCTTGCAACCTTAATGGTGAGATTCCTTCTACTCTAGGCCAATTAACCCATCTGCATTCGCTGtttcttcaattcaataatCTCACTGGATATATCCCTTCGGAATTATCTGGTCTAATTAGCTTGAAATCACTTGATCTTTCAATCAACAACCTCACTGGGGAGATACCCGAGAGTTTTTCAGCTTTGAAAAACTTAACACTCCTCAATCTCTTTCAAAACAAGCTGCACGGTCCAATCCCAGACTTTGTTGGTGATTTTCCAAACCTTGAGGTGCTTCAGGTTTGGGGAAACAACTTCACATTTGAGCTTCCCAAACAGCTCGGCCGGAATGGGAAGCTGATGTATCTGGACGTGTCATATAATCACTTGACAGGATTGGTTCCTCGGGACTTATGCAAGGGAGGGAAATTGAAGACGTTGATTCTCATGAATAATTTCTTCATTGGATCACTTCCTGAAGAAATTGGCCAGTGCAAGTCCTTGCTCAAAATCAGAATCATTTGTAATCTCTTTACAGGCACTATCCCTGCTGGGATCTTTAATTTACCTTTGGTGACCCAAATTGAGTTGAGCCATAACTATTTCTCCGGCGAGCTTCCACCGGAGATTTCAGGAGATGCACTAGGCTCTCTTTCGGTCTCTGACAATCGGATTACTGGTAGAATCCCCCGGGCTATTGGGAATTTGAAGAGTTTGCAGTTTCTATCTCTGGAAATGAACAGACTTTCTGGTGAAATTCCTGATGAAATCTTCAGTCTGGAGATCCTCTCCAAGATCAGCATCCGTGCCAACAACATTAGCGGTGAAATCCCAGCTTCCATGTTCCATTGCACTTCACTTACATCCGTTGATTTCAGTCAAAACAGCATCAGTGGGGAGATTCCAAAGGAGATTACTAAACTGAAGGATTTGAGTATTCTTGATCTCTCTCGAAATCAGCTTACTGGTCAACTACCAAGTGAAATTCGATACATGACAAGTCTTACAACTCTAAACCTCTCCTACAACAATTTATTTGGCCGGATCCCTTCTGTCGGCCAATTCCTGGCGTTCAATGACAGCTCATTTCTTGGAAATCCAAATCTCTGTGTAGCAAGAAATGACTCTTGCTCATTTGGTGGTCATGGCCATAGAAGGTCCTTTAATACTTCAAAGCTAATGATCACTGTCATTGCTCTTGTCACTGCGTTGCTGTTAATAGCAGTGACAGTTTAcagattgagaaagaagaatcTGCAGAAATCACGGGCCTGGAAGCTCACTGCATTCCAAAGGCTCGATTTCAAAGCAGAGGATGTGCTCGAGTGCTTGAAAGAGGAAAACATTATAGGCAAAGGTGGCGCTGGGATTGTCTACCGTGGGTCAATGCCAGAGGGTATTGATCATGTAGCTATCAAACGACTTGTTGGTAGAGGCACCGGACGAAACGATCATGGCTTCTCAGCCGAGATCCAAACACTTGGAAGGATCAGGCACCGAAATATTGTTAGGCTGCTGGGGTACGTATCAAATAAGGATACCAACTTGCTGTTGTATGAGTACATGCCAAATGGGAGCTTAGGAGAGCTTTTGCATGGTTCAAAGGGAGGCCATTTGCAGTGGGAAACCAGGTACAGAATTGCTGTGGAGGCTGCCAAGGGACTCTGTTATCTTCACCATGATTGCTCTCCTTTGATTATACATAGGGATGTGAAGTCCAATAACATATTACTTGATTCGGATTTTGAGGCTCATGTTGCTGATTTTGGGCTGGCCAAGTTCTTGCAAGATGCAGGTGCATCAGAATGCATGTCCTCTATTGCTGGCTCCTATGGTTACATTGCTCCAG AATACGCTTACACATTGAAAGTGGACGAAAAAAGTGATGTTTACAGCTGCGGTGTTGTGCTGCTGGAGCTGATAGCAGGGAGGAAGCCAGTAGGGGAGTTTGGAGATGGGGTGGACATAGTGAGATGGGTCAGGAAGACCACGTCAGAACTATCTCAGCCATCCGATGCAGCTTCAGTCTTGGCAGTTGTGGACCCCAGGCTTAGTGGGTACCCTCTAACAGGTGCCATTCACCTGTTTAAGATAGCTATGTTGTGTGTAAAAGATGAGAGCTCGAACCGGCCTACCATGAGGGAAGTGGTTCACATGCTCACCAATCCTCCACAGTCAGCCTCAAGCCTCCTCACCCTCTAG
- the LOC7496916 gene encoding uncharacterized protein LOC7496916 — MTLEDFFTLTEMKDGLTAPSRVHELVAVMQKEKHGVLNNVGDSTRQWAAVASTIAATENKDCLDLFVNLNGLLFIDRWLTIAQKFSNETNEGSVEESITALLRALEKLQIDKERSISSGVWGTVNNLLDHSSSRVQDRARALFDSWKPGEVSDAIHHDVQSVGAFDDVRMNDSETGKTECVAVKVPLSNGSADVENNAAERTGDESLQSRNSNCLQAESVQDVQIQTNDCDHQILDHRNLEDRTQVPLTAAVDRSLDPLNTSVVSKSDQESLSLKEKSPVSSAVEENVSTEPDSEAPKMLTDKSASSSKVEPGAISSSNVAAIAEEIVSESALQNNVDAKEDNCCTSTSGSSVVAIPVSTSKIGTDEAENRDQCQTPIFNSGAEDGEFSPDPPQHLAGNKSPLEKPDKFGSLFSRMEDVGASDDDREHSSDGAEDNSDFSKPTTDKCSPDLIGRRRSDIELEYGMVDALEVARQVAQEVEREVGDYREQSCSSSSEKILESGIKQPGSPDSINGERDLSTEIPPENVPTRLNQSSETCAEQEGRLIDSSNLENEAENGMHDLESSLVTEVAQEPEINTEKGLCDFDLNEEGCSDDMVLPMNTSPALISIVSASRPAAASGSPAAPLQFEGNLGWRGSAATSAFRPASPRKTSDGDKTVETVEAGGSSNCSKQRQVCLDIDLNVAEGGEEKVVDLISSRQIPVSSGFHSGESSLEVGSRRPERPNLDLNRTSDDGDASLTDLRMEGQLFYPWNGHRSPSPASSSSSMQPSLRNFDLNDRPFFHNDSLDHGLYHSKSSQTASVFGGSKLGDPVISIMGTRVEVGNRTEVDKKDFIPQAPSLPNSKPLEPVMGANLARMGGVLGMVPALPYTHAPVFGYSALPTAPAISIPSAMYGSAGSIPYMMDSRGTPVMPQIMGSAPSVPPYSQQPFIMSMSGAPLSLNGAGPSRPSFDLNSGFAMDGGSTGGLRQLFMPGQGSSQPSSSSGVGGKRKEPDSGWEPAYSLQYKHPQPPWR; from the coding sequence ATGACACTTGAAGATTTCTTTACCCTGACTGAGATGAAGGATGGGCTCACAGCCCCTTCACGAGTCCATGAGTTGGTTGCTGTAATGCAGAAAGAGAAACATGGTGTTTTGAATAATGTTGGAGATTCAACCAGGCAATGGGCTGCTGTTGCAAGCACAATTGCTGCTACAGAGAATAAAGATTGTCTTGATCTTTTTGTTAACTTAAATGGACTATTGTTTATTGATAGATGGTTAACGATTGCTCAGAAGTTCAGTAATGAAACAAATGAAGGCTCTGTAGAAGAGTCAATTACTGCATTATTAAGGGCTCTGGAAAAGCTGCAAATAGACAAGGAGAGGTCCATTTCTTCAGGGGTCTGGGGCACTGTCAATAATCTTCTTGACCACAGTAGTTCTCGGGTTCAGGATAGGGCAAGGGCATTGTTTGATAGCTGGAAGCCTGGTGAGGTTAGTGATGCAATTCACCATGATGTTCAGAGTGTTGGGGCATTTGATGACGTTAGAATGAATGACAGTGAGACTGGAAAAACTGAATGTGTTGCTGTCAAAGTTCCTCTTTCAAATGGAAGTGCTGATGTAGAAAATAACGCTGCAGAACGAACTGGGGATGAAAGTTTgcaatcaagaaactcaaattGTCTTCAAGCAGAAAGCGTGCAGGATGTACAGATCCAAACTAATGATTGTGATCATCAAATTTTAGACCATAGAAATTTGGAGGATAGAACGCAAGTTCCTCTTACTGCTGCTGTGGATAGATCATTAGATCCTCTTAACACCTCTGTTGTGTCAAAATCTGATCAAGAAAGCCTGTCACTGAAAGAAAAGTCCCCAGTAAGTAGTGCTGTGGAAGAGAATGTTTCCACTGAGCCAGATTCAGAAGCTCCAAAGATGCTCACTGACAAATCAGCCTCTTCTAGCAAAGTGGAACCTGGAGCTATTTCCTCTAGCAATGTTGCTGCAATTGCTGAGGAAATTGTGTCAGAATCTGCTTTGCAAAATAATGTTGATGCCAAAGAGGATAATTGCTGTACAAGTACAAGTGGATCCAGTGTTGTGGCAATACCCGTATCTACATCAAAAATTGGGACAGATGAAGCGGAGAATAGAGATCAATGTCAAACACCTATATTTAACTCCGGTGCTGAAGATGGTGAATTTTCTCCCGACCCTCCACAGCACTTGGCTGGCAACAAGAGCCCATTGGAAAAACCTGACAAGTTTGGGAGTCTATTTTCACGGATGGAAGATGTTGGTGCTAGTGATGATGATAGAGAACATAGCAGTGACGGGGCTGAGGATAATTCTGATTTCTCTAAACCAACCACAGATAAATGTAGTCCGGATTTGATTGGCAGAAGAAGATCTGATATTGAGCTTGAGTATGGCATGGTTGATGCTCTTGAAGTTGCTCGACAAGTTGCTCAAGAAGTGGAGAGAGAAGTTGGAGATTACAGAGAACAATCCTGCAGCTCGTCTTCTGAGAAAATCTTGGAAAGTGGTATTAAGCAGCCAGGTAGCCCAGATTCCATAAATGGAGAGCGGGACCTATCCACTGAGATCCCTCCGGAAAATGTGCCAACTAGACTGAATCAGTCTTCTGAGACGTGTGCTGAGCAAGAGGGGCGCTTAATTGATTCAAGTAATCTGGAAAACGAAGCAGAGAATGGCATGCATGACCTGGAGTCTTCTCTGGTCACTGAAGTGGCTCAAGAACCAGAAATTAATACAGAGAAAGGCCTGtgtgattttgatttgaatgaAGAAGGCTGTTCCGATGATATGGTTCTTCCTATGAATACATCCCCCGCCCTGATTTCCATTGTTTCGGCTTCAAGGCCTGCAGCAGCTTCTGGATCGCCTGCAGCTCCTTTGCAGTTCGAGGGAAATCTTGGATGGAGAGGTTCTGCAGCTACTAGTGCTTTTCGTCCAGCTTCCCCACGCAAGACTTCTGACGGGGACAAGACTGTTGAGACTGTTGAGGCTGGGGGAAGCAGCAATTGTTCAAAACAAAGGCAGGTGTGCCTTGATATTGATCTCAATGTGGCCGAGGGTGGAGAGGAGAAGGTCGTGgatttaatttcatcaagacAAATTCCAGTCTCATCAGGCTTCCATTCTGGGGAATCTTCTTTAGAAGTGGGCTCGAGAAGACCAGAGAGGCCCAACCTGGATTTAAATCGTACCAGTGATGATGGTGATGCTTCACTGACTGATCTGAGAATGGAGGGACAGCTATTTTACCCATGGAACGGCCATCGTAGTCCATCTCctgcttcttcatcttcttcaatgcAGCCTTCTCTGAGGAACTTTGATTTAAATGATAGACCTTTCTTTCATAATGACTCTTTGGATCACGGGCTGTATCATAGCAAGTCCTCTCAAACTGCAAGTGTTTTTGGAGGATCTAAACTAGGTGATCCTGTTATTTCTATCATGGGTACTAGAGTGGAAGTGGGCAATCGAACGGAAGTTGACAAAAAAGATTTCATTCCGCAGGCTCCGTCCCTGCCAAACAGCAAGCCTCTGGAACCTGTAATGGGTGCTAATCTTGCAAGAATGGGAGGTGTTTTGGGTATGGTTCCCGCTCTGCCATACACTCATGCTCCTGTTTTTGGGTACAGTGCATTGCCAACAGCACCTGCCATATCCATTCCTTCAGCTATGTATGGTTCTGCTGGCTCCATCCCTTATATGATGGATTCAAGGGGAACTCCTGTCATGCCTCAAATAATGGGCTCTGCACCATCTGTTCCTCCTTACTCCCAGCAACCATTCATAATGAGTATGAGTGGTGCACCCCTGAGTTTAAATGGTGCTGGGCCCTCACGGCCTAGCTTTGACTTAAATTCTGGTTTTGCAATGGATGGGGGAAGCACGGGTGGTTTGCGCCAGCTGTTCATGCCTGGCCAAGGCAGCTCACAACCTTCTTCAAGCTCTGGAGTGGGTGGGAAAAGGAAGGAACCAGATAGTGGGTGGGAACCTGCCTACTCTTTACAATATAAGCATCCGCAACCCCCATGGAGATAG